In one window of Nesterenkonia sandarakina DNA:
- a CDS encoding acyltransferase family protein: MPSTPAHPAPRMQWMDLLRGVAVLLVVVLHGSDIPRANGLGVDEWAQLNLYLEPFRMPLLMFLSGTLLPRSLVKPPALYLWGKFASIVWPLMIWLVGFGVLIYHGGPGRLEYWLTGDYLWFLMALTICYLVGMLLKPAVPRPGLLSGIAVVVFLLMLVTRHFTELENSLVSRTLYYGAFFFLGAACARMLLRWATAPWLLIAALAVLMALLADHGLEDREFRAGSLYAAPTAMIGIAVILWVAPRIPAGRINSFMQWTGRNSLVVYVSHFPIIILIHRGLSEIGVDPVLHVAGCTIGGLLMSLLAVWLRPWTRWLYTAPGDRHVASRLAARNQESGRGSDRMRMS, from the coding sequence ATGCCCTCGACACCCGCCCACCCCGCACCACGCATGCAGTGGATGGACCTGCTGCGCGGGGTGGCCGTGCTGCTGGTCGTGGTGCTGCACGGCTCCGACATCCCCCGGGCCAACGGCCTGGGCGTGGATGAGTGGGCCCAGCTGAATCTCTACCTCGAGCCCTTCCGGATGCCGCTGCTGATGTTCCTCTCCGGCACGCTGCTCCCCCGTTCCCTGGTCAAGCCCCCCGCCCTCTATCTGTGGGGGAAGTTCGCCAGCATCGTCTGGCCGCTGATGATCTGGCTCGTCGGGTTCGGCGTGCTGATCTATCACGGCGGCCCGGGACGGCTGGAGTATTGGCTCACCGGGGACTACCTCTGGTTCCTGATGGCGCTCACCATCTGCTACCTGGTGGGGATGCTGCTCAAGCCCGCAGTGCCCCGGCCGGGACTGCTCAGCGGGATCGCCGTCGTCGTCTTTCTTCTGATGCTGGTGACCAGGCACTTCACCGAGTTGGAGAACTCGCTTGTCAGCCGGACCCTCTACTACGGAGCCTTCTTCTTCCTGGGTGCGGCTTGCGCCAGGATGCTGCTTCGATGGGCCACGGCGCCGTGGCTGCTGATCGCCGCACTCGCCGTGCTCATGGCGCTGCTGGCCGATCACGGACTCGAAGATCGCGAGTTCCGCGCCGGCAGCCTCTACGCCGCCCCCACCGCCATGATCGGGATCGCGGTCATCCTCTGGGTGGCGCCGCGGATCCCGGCGGGGCGGATCAACAGCTTCATGCAGTGGACCGGCCGCAATTCCCTCGTGGTCTACGTCAGTCACTTCCCGATCATCATCCTGATCCACCGTGGACTCAGCGAGATCGGGGTGGACCCGGTGCTCCACGTCGCGGGCTGCACCATCGGCGGCCTGCTGATGAGCCTGCTCGCCGTCTGGCTGCGCCCTTGGACCCGGTGGCTCTACACCGCGCCGGGTGATCGCCATGTGGCATCCAGGCTGGCGGCACGGAACCAGGAGTCGGGCCGGGGCTCCGACCGCATGCGCATGTCCTAG
- a CDS encoding GNAT family N-acetyltransferase codes for MGTTIRPAVGRFEDFYEVVGVKKPGGLGCWCMSYRDSRVSGPDRPAFMEELCRAEPGPGVIAFVDDTPAGWCSVAPRSSYRRLMNSRTIPFLDDQDPWSVVCFVVRPGFRKRGLMHDLLDGAVAHAAEHGATVLEGYPMELQDGNRVDVISGYVGTTELFAAHGFHVAGPTTAHSGHRPRWIMRRELEGPDAGAE; via the coding sequence ATGGGCACCACCATCCGCCCCGCCGTCGGGCGCTTCGAGGACTTCTACGAGGTCGTTGGGGTGAAGAAGCCCGGCGGCCTGGGGTGCTGGTGTATGTCCTACCGGGACTCCCGGGTCTCGGGTCCGGACCGGCCGGCCTTCATGGAAGAGCTCTGCCGCGCCGAGCCCGGCCCGGGAGTGATCGCCTTCGTCGATGACACCCCGGCCGGCTGGTGCTCGGTGGCCCCGCGCAGCAGCTACCGCCGACTGATGAACTCCCGGACCATCCCGTTCCTGGATGACCAGGACCCCTGGTCTGTGGTCTGCTTCGTCGTCCGCCCGGGCTTCCGCAAGCGCGGGCTGATGCATGACCTGCTCGACGGCGCCGTGGCCCATGCCGCCGAGCATGGCGCGACGGTGCTCGAGGGCTATCCGATGGAGCTCCAGGACGGCAATCGGGTGGACGTGATCAGCGGCTACGTCGGCACCACGGAGCTCTTCGCGGCCCATGGCTTCCACGTCGCCGGGCCCACCACCGCGCACAGCGGTCACCGGCCGCGCTGGATCATGCGCCGGGAGCTGGAGGGGCCTGACGCTGGCGCGGAATAG
- the ehuD gene encoding ectoine/hydroxyectoine ABC transporter permease subunit EhuD — protein sequence MIPVVPFTAEPAPETTGNVWDWDFAVEIFPDILAAFLQVTLLVTVVSTAIAAVLGLVIAILLRVLPRPLAFVVRWVANFIRMTPLVVQLLVLYYGFTWMDPLTIGFIVFGIHYATYMSEVYRAGIDSVPTGQWEATKALSMSAGRTWRRVIIPQALRSTIPSLGNYAISMFKDTPFLFVISVAEMVRVAQTIGAQTFRYTEAITIAGLIFLAASYPTALLINRLEKRLAYAK from the coding sequence ATGATCCCCGTCGTTCCATTCACCGCAGAACCTGCCCCAGAGACCACCGGCAACGTCTGGGACTGGGACTTCGCCGTCGAGATCTTCCCGGATATCCTCGCGGCCTTCCTCCAGGTCACCCTGCTGGTCACTGTGGTCAGCACCGCGATCGCCGCCGTCCTCGGCCTGGTGATCGCGATCCTGCTGCGAGTGCTTCCCCGCCCGCTGGCCTTCGTGGTGCGCTGGGTGGCGAACTTCATCCGGATGACCCCGCTGGTGGTCCAGCTGTTGGTGCTGTACTACGGCTTCACCTGGATGGACCCGCTGACCATCGGGTTCATCGTCTTCGGAATCCACTACGCCACCTACATGTCCGAGGTCTACCGGGCCGGGATCGATTCCGTGCCCACGGGTCAGTGGGAGGCGACCAAGGCGCTCTCGATGAGCGCCGGTCGCACCTGGCGGCGCGTGATCATCCCTCAGGCGCTGCGCTCCACCATTCCCTCGCTGGGCAACTACGCGATCTCCATGTTCAAGGACACCCCGTTCCTGTTCGTGATCTCGGTGGCCGAGATGGTCCGCGTCGCGCAGACCATCGGGGCTCAGACCTTCCGCTACACCGAGGCCATCACCATCGCTGGCCTGATCTTCCTCGCCGCCAGCTATCCCACTGCACTGCTGATCAACCGTCTGGAGAAGCGCCTTGCCTACGCCAAATGA
- a CDS encoding DNA polymerase III subunit gamma and tau — protein sequence MSTALYRRYRPDSFADVIGQEHVTAPLMTALGKDAVSHAYLFSGPRGCGKTTSARILARCLNCAQGPTGTPCGTCDSCVDLATGGPGALDVIEIDAASHGGVDDARDLRERATFAPVRDRYKIFIIDEAHMVTAAGFNALLKIVEEPPEHIKFIFATTEPDKVIGTIRSRTHHYPFRLVPPEPLMDYLHRLCEQEGVTVAPGVLPLVIRAGGGSVRDTLSVLDQLIAGSAERTLDYDRATALLGFTHATMLDEVVESVAALDGAKAFSVVDRVVQSGQDPRRFVEDLLERLRDLIVVKSVPENPGAILRGVPEDQIRSMQTQAGQLGSAELSRAADISAQALTDMVGATSPRLHLELLMARLLLPHAEQGHASVAARLERVERRLDFSAGAGVTPSPTNEAAESTEDAAASAGSADTAAGADSASGSNSASGSDSAPGSDSAPGAPAEPDSSADPKWAAPGTSPDTAPTPPGANATQPGTATWNASGRETSEPQARSSDGPGRQEPQPASPAASTNASPTAPSTASPATSTTASPTAPSTAGQGSQGAGGSTDEMMRRAWPDIVDSLKSQSRMLWMLVKGNVSMGGFDGQTLGLEFANEGARTTFANRHGEQAMNAAIEDVLGMKVRFKLGTGGTSSAGGGGGPKAERRLSPAATPDQPADDTPAWVLQEPPEPHDPGFAEAPPERPAAPPSEHPAESDIAADLDTTADSQDPDAKDLDPSDPESTDSEVSAAAQSRAGAPSAVSPEAAPHLSPEAPARFDREAPAAGSESEDAYKPQAEKTPVPAFARRAGTGPRWSSPADAGQAQGTASSGAAPQGASSPGASSQGNAPQHPADGGAAAPQGSPAPSGQPGGGAPSRAAEIRRRLAQRGGGPAPAYAAEPPADDPSHPAPPPDPAWDSGPPSDYDQSAPPSWAQGEPEDVASEDDVPLEHSGVFGRKAFEKHLGATLLEERRLNE from the coding sequence GTGAGCACCGCCCTGTACCGCCGCTATCGACCCGACTCTTTCGCCGACGTGATCGGGCAGGAGCACGTCACTGCGCCACTGATGACAGCCCTGGGCAAGGACGCGGTCTCCCACGCCTATCTCTTCTCCGGACCGCGCGGCTGCGGGAAGACCACCTCCGCCCGCATCCTGGCCCGATGCCTGAACTGCGCGCAGGGCCCCACCGGCACCCCGTGCGGGACCTGCGACTCCTGTGTGGACCTCGCCACCGGCGGACCCGGCGCGCTGGACGTCATCGAGATCGACGCCGCCAGCCACGGCGGCGTCGACGATGCCCGGGACCTGCGCGAGCGCGCCACCTTCGCCCCAGTCCGGGACCGCTACAAGATCTTCATCATCGATGAGGCTCATATGGTCACCGCCGCAGGCTTCAACGCGCTGCTGAAGATCGTTGAAGAGCCCCCGGAACACATCAAGTTCATCTTTGCGACCACCGAGCCGGACAAGGTCATCGGCACCATCCGTTCGCGCACCCACCACTACCCGTTCCGGCTGGTCCCGCCCGAGCCGCTGATGGACTATCTGCACCGGCTCTGCGAGCAGGAGGGCGTCACGGTGGCGCCCGGCGTGCTGCCCCTGGTCATCCGCGCCGGCGGCGGCTCGGTGCGCGACACGCTCTCGGTGCTCGATCAGCTGATCGCCGGCTCCGCCGAGCGCACCTTGGACTATGACCGGGCGACGGCGCTGCTCGGCTTCACCCACGCCACGATGCTCGACGAGGTCGTCGAATCCGTGGCCGCCCTTGACGGCGCGAAGGCCTTCTCGGTGGTGGACCGCGTCGTGCAGTCCGGGCAGGATCCGCGCCGGTTCGTCGAGGACCTGCTGGAGCGGCTGCGCGACCTGATCGTGGTGAAGTCAGTCCCGGAGAACCCCGGCGCGATCCTGCGCGGGGTCCCGGAGGACCAGATCCGTTCCATGCAGACCCAGGCGGGCCAGCTGGGCTCTGCGGAGCTCTCCCGCGCCGCGGACATCAGCGCTCAGGCGCTGACCGACATGGTCGGCGCCACCTCGCCGCGGCTGCATCTGGAGCTGCTGATGGCGCGACTGCTGCTGCCCCACGCCGAGCAGGGCCACGCCTCGGTGGCGGCGCGGCTGGAACGCGTGGAGCGCAGGCTGGACTTCTCCGCCGGGGCCGGGGTGACCCCCAGTCCCACGAACGAAGCCGCCGAGTCGACCGAGGATGCGGCCGCCAGCGCCGGCAGCGCAGACACCGCAGCTGGAGCCGACTCAGCGTCTGGATCCAACTCAGCGTCTGGATCCGACTCAGCACCCGGATCCGACTCGGCACCGGGGGCACCTGCCGAGCCGGATTCCTCGGCAGACCCGAAATGGGCCGCCCCCGGAACCAGCCCTGACACCGCTCCCACTCCCCCTGGAGCCAACGCGACGCAACCGGGGACCGCGACCTGGAACGCCTCCGGGCGCGAGACCAGCGAACCGCAGGCGCGGAGCTCAGATGGCCCCGGGCGGCAGGAGCCACAGCCCGCCTCGCCGGCCGCTTCGACCAATGCCTCGCCGACAGCTCCAAGCACTGCCTCGCCGGCCACTTCGACCACTGCCTCGCCGACAGCTCCAAGCACTGCCGGCCAGGGCTCGCAGGGCGCCGGCGGATCCACGGATGAGATGATGCGTCGCGCCTGGCCGGACATCGTGGATTCCCTGAAGTCCCAGTCCCGGATGCTGTGGATGCTGGTCAAGGGCAATGTCAGCATGGGCGGCTTCGACGGTCAAACCCTGGGTCTGGAGTTCGCCAATGAGGGAGCGCGGACCACGTTCGCGAACCGGCACGGCGAGCAGGCGATGAACGCCGCGATCGAGGACGTCCTGGGCATGAAGGTCCGCTTCAAGCTCGGCACCGGGGGCACCTCTTCGGCGGGCGGTGGTGGGGGCCCAAAAGCTGAACGCCGGCTGAGCCCGGCGGCCACACCGGATCAGCCTGCGGACGACACGCCCGCCTGGGTCCTTCAGGAGCCGCCGGAGCCCCATGATCCCGGTTTCGCCGAGGCGCCCCCCGAGCGGCCCGCGGCCCCACCCTCGGAACACCCGGCTGAGTCTGACATCGCTGCCGACCTGGACACCACGGCCGACTCCCAGGACCCCGATGCGAAGGATCTGGACCCCTCGGACCCCGAGTCCACGGATTCCGAGGTCTCCGCTGCTGCGCAGTCCCGAGCAGGCGCACCCTCCGCCGTCTCCCCCGAGGCGGCACCGCACCTGAGCCCCGAGGCGCCGGCACGCTTCGACCGCGAGGCACCAGCAGCCGGCTCCGAGAGCGAGGATGCCTATAAGCCGCAGGCGGAGAAGACCCCGGTGCCGGCGTTCGCCCGCCGCGCCGGAACCGGTCCGCGCTGGTCCAGCCCAGCCGACGCCGGGCAGGCTCAGGGCACCGCCTCCTCCGGAGCCGCACCCCAAGGCGCCTCCTCTCCCGGCGCCTCCTCTCAGGGCAACGCGCCGCAGCACCCGGCCGACGGAGGCGCCGCCGCCCCGCAGGGCTCCCCCGCACCGAGCGGCCAGCCCGGCGGTGGCGCACCAAGCCGCGCGGCGGAGATCCGGCGTCGTCTGGCCCAGCGTGGTGGCGGGCCAGCACCGGCCTACGCCGCGGAGCCGCCGGCGGATGATCCCTCGCATCCGGCTCCCCCACCGGACCCGGCATGGGACTCGGGGCCACCGAGTGACTATGACCAGAGCGCACCGCCGTCCTGGGCACAGGGTGAGCCGGAGGATGTCGCCAGCGAGGACGACGTCCCGCTGGAGCACTCCGGAGTCTTCGGGCGAAAGGCGTTCGAGAAGCACCTCGGTGCCACCTTGCTGGAGGAGCGCCGGCTCAACGAGTGA
- a CDS encoding ABC transporter permease subunit, with product MDWLDQQQQYLEILQNFGPRLWDGFLLTVQLTLLGAVLAFIIAVTLGLMAGSPNLWFRGPARVIIEFFRGTSLLVQLFWVYYVLPLFGLTLESAFTVGVVALGMNYGAYGAEAVRASLTSVSSGQWEATVALSMSWPHKIRRIIFPQAWALMIPSLANLLVHLLKGSAVVYVVGLNDFNFELDQLRRVTDAWFAYAFVGLIGYFLFALLLTQGMRLLETRAKNKLGQGPSIREILSTRPKIVTGVRQPGGAS from the coding sequence GTGGACTGGTTAGATCAACAGCAGCAGTACCTCGAGATTCTTCAGAATTTCGGGCCCAGACTCTGGGACGGATTCCTGCTCACCGTGCAGCTCACGCTGCTCGGAGCAGTGCTTGCCTTCATCATCGCCGTGACCCTGGGCCTGATGGCAGGCAGCCCGAATCTCTGGTTCCGAGGCCCGGCGCGGGTCATCATCGAGTTCTTCCGCGGCACCTCGCTGCTGGTGCAGCTGTTCTGGGTCTACTACGTGCTGCCCCTCTTCGGCCTGACCCTGGAGAGCGCCTTCACCGTCGGTGTGGTCGCATTGGGCATGAACTACGGAGCCTATGGCGCAGAGGCCGTCCGCGCCTCGCTGACCTCGGTGTCCTCGGGACAGTGGGAAGCCACCGTGGCGCTGTCCATGTCCTGGCCGCACAAGATCCGTCGGATCATCTTCCCGCAGGCCTGGGCGCTGATGATCCCTTCCCTCGCCAACCTGCTGGTGCACCTGCTCAAAGGCTCGGCAGTGGTCTACGTCGTCGGGCTCAACGACTTCAACTTTGAACTGGATCAGCTGCGCCGGGTCACCGACGCCTGGTTCGCCTACGCCTTCGTGGGCCTGATCGGGTATTTCCTCTTCGCGCTGCTGCTCACCCAGGGAATGCGACTTCTGGAGACCCGCGCGAAGAACAAGCTGGGGCAGGGCCCGAGCATCCGGGAGATCCTCTCCACCAGACCCAAGATCGTCACCGGCGTTCGGCAGCCAGGGGGTGCCTCATGA
- a CDS encoding aspartate kinase, translating into MSLIVQKYGGSSVADAESIKRVARRIVDTKRAGHQVVVVVSAMGDTTDDLLDLAGQITAAPPSREMDILLSSGERMSMALLAMAIHELGESAQSFTGSQAGMITDAIHGKARIIEVSPLRVQESLDAGHVGIVAGFQGMSRESRDITTMGRGGSDTTAVALAAALHADACEIYTDVDGVFTADPRVVKTARKIDEISSDEMLEMAAAGTKVLHLRSVEYARRFGVKLHVRSSFSQLEGTWVIPDPKDTVKIQEGEPLEQPIISGVSHDASEGKLTITGVPDVPGKAAEIFNLIAEGAINIDMIVQDVSMATKTTNISFTLPGEDGERAQEMLNAHKDTIGFESMDFVPQVGKVSLIGGGMRNHPGVSARFFTALRDAGINIGLISTSEIRVSVITDVELLDRAVAAIHTAFGLDSDEEATVYAGTGR; encoded by the coding sequence ATGAGCCTGATCGTTCAGAAATACGGCGGATCATCCGTTGCCGACGCCGAGAGCATCAAACGAGTGGCGAGGCGGATCGTCGACACCAAGCGTGCCGGTCACCAGGTCGTGGTGGTGGTCTCCGCCATGGGTGACACCACCGATGACCTGCTCGACCTCGCAGGCCAGATCACCGCGGCGCCGCCGTCCCGAGAGATGGACATCCTGCTCTCCTCCGGCGAGCGCATGTCCATGGCGCTGCTGGCCATGGCCATCCACGAGCTGGGCGAATCCGCGCAGTCCTTCACCGGCTCCCAGGCCGGTATGATCACCGACGCCATCCACGGCAAGGCCCGCATCATCGAGGTCTCCCCGCTGCGCGTTCAGGAATCCCTCGACGCCGGCCATGTCGGCATCGTCGCCGGGTTCCAGGGCATGAGCCGGGAATCCCGGGACATCACCACCATGGGCCGCGGCGGCTCAGACACCACCGCGGTCGCACTGGCCGCAGCGCTGCACGCCGACGCCTGTGAGATCTACACCGACGTGGACGGGGTCTTCACCGCCGACCCGCGGGTGGTCAAGACCGCCCGGAAGATCGATGAGATCTCCAGCGACGAGATGCTGGAGATGGCGGCCGCCGGCACCAAGGTGCTGCACCTGCGCTCGGTGGAGTACGCCCGCCGGTTCGGTGTGAAGCTCCACGTCCGCTCCTCATTCAGCCAGCTCGAAGGCACCTGGGTCATTCCCGACCCGAAAGACACCGTCAAGATTCAGGAAGGCGAACCCTTGGAACAGCCGATCATCTCCGGCGTCTCTCATGACGCATCCGAAGGCAAACTCACCATCACCGGTGTCCCCGATGTGCCCGGCAAGGCGGCTGAGATCTTCAACCTCATCGCCGAAGGCGCGATCAACATCGACATGATCGTCCAGGACGTCTCCATGGCGACCAAGACCACCAACATCTCCTTCACCCTGCCCGGTGAGGACGGCGAACGCGCCCAGGAGATGCTCAACGCGCATAAGGACACCATTGGGTTCGAGTCCATGGACTTCGTGCCCCAGGTCGGGAAGGTCTCCCTGATCGGCGGCGGGATGCGCAACCACCCCGGCGTCTCGGCCCGGTTCTTCACCGCCCTGCGCGACGCAGGGATCAACATCGGCCTGATCTCGACCTCGGAGATCCGCGTCTCGGTGATCACCGACGTCGAGCTGCTGGACCGCGCGGTGGCCGCGATCCACACCGCCTTCGGCCTGGACTCCGACGAAGAGGCCACGGTCTACGCCGGCACCGGCCGATAG
- a CDS encoding transporter substrate-binding domain-containing protein, translating to MMKKTSMAVRAGAVSAAALLALTACGDGDEGANGEADGGGEDVITVAINGEEPYSYMTEEGEQEGATIALAEEIFGEMGYTVEAELVPDWDSLIPGLGAGRYDAVSAGMSITPERCSEASFAEPEIMYTTALLVEEGNPYGVENLNDVAEAMESGEDLTLATLSSGIEASYVDELGIDAEGVGSPDDGMDMVTGGRADVFALTAISLNAMAGDTEGVEVTEGFVHDMDGTLQYGAGSTVFPQGSEMLEEYNEHLAELKESGELLEIIGEYGFTEAEIPPADLTAEALCEGDLESLQDIED from the coding sequence ATGATGAAGAAGACTTCGATGGCAGTCCGCGCAGGCGCCGTGAGCGCCGCCGCACTGCTGGCACTGACCGCCTGCGGTGACGGCGACGAGGGCGCGAACGGCGAGGCCGACGGTGGCGGCGAGGATGTCATCACCGTGGCGATCAACGGCGAAGAGCCCTACTCCTATATGACCGAGGAGGGCGAGCAGGAAGGCGCCACCATCGCGCTGGCCGAGGAGATCTTCGGCGAGATGGGTTACACCGTCGAGGCCGAGCTGGTCCCCGATTGGGACAGCCTCATCCCAGGGCTCGGGGCCGGGCGCTACGATGCAGTCTCCGCCGGCATGTCCATCACTCCAGAACGCTGCTCAGAGGCCTCGTTCGCAGAGCCCGAGATCATGTACACCACTGCTCTGCTGGTGGAAGAGGGCAACCCCTACGGTGTGGAGAACCTCAACGATGTCGCCGAGGCCATGGAGTCTGGTGAGGACCTCACCCTCGCCACGTTGTCCTCTGGCATCGAGGCCTCATACGTGGACGAGCTTGGCATCGACGCCGAGGGAGTCGGGTCACCCGACGACGGCATGGACATGGTCACCGGCGGGCGCGCCGACGTGTTCGCCCTGACCGCTATCTCGCTGAATGCCATGGCTGGCGACACCGAGGGCGTCGAGGTCACCGAGGGCTTCGTCCATGACATGGACGGCACGCTGCAGTACGGCGCCGGCTCCACGGTCTTCCCGCAGGGCTCAGAGATGCTCGAGGAGTACAACGAGCACCTCGCGGAGCTGAAGGAAAGTGGCGAGCTGCTGGAGATCATCGGTGAATACGGCTTCACCGAGGCCGAGATTCCCCCGGCTGACCTGACCGCAGAGGCACTCTGCGAGGGCGACCTGGAGTCGCTCCAGGACATCGAAGACTGA
- the recR gene encoding recombination mediator RecR, with protein MYEGAVQDLIDELGRLPGIGPKSAQRVAFHILEADGEDMKRLADAITTVKEKVKFCAICFNVSEENTCRICQDSRRDPSLLCVVEESKDVMAIERTRSFRGRYHVLGGSINPIAGVGPDQLHIRELLSRLSDDTITEVIVATDPNLEGEATATYLYRMLGSIGIKLTRLASGLPVGGDLEYADDVTLGRAFEGRTVMS; from the coding sequence GTGTATGAAGGCGCAGTCCAAGACCTGATCGACGAACTCGGGCGGCTCCCCGGCATCGGTCCGAAATCGGCGCAGCGCGTGGCCTTCCACATCCTGGAGGCCGACGGCGAGGATATGAAGCGCCTGGCCGACGCGATCACCACGGTCAAGGAGAAGGTCAAGTTCTGCGCGATCTGCTTCAACGTCTCTGAGGAGAACACCTGCCGGATCTGTCAGGACAGCCGACGTGATCCCAGCCTGCTCTGCGTGGTGGAAGAGTCCAAGGACGTGATGGCGATCGAACGCACCCGCTCCTTCCGCGGCCGCTACCACGTGCTCGGCGGCTCCATCAATCCGATCGCCGGCGTGGGACCTGATCAGCTGCACATCCGCGAACTGCTCAGCCGACTCTCCGACGACACCATCACCGAGGTCATCGTGGCCACCGACCCGAACCTCGAAGGCGAGGCCACCGCCACGTATCTCTACCGGATGCTCGGCTCCATCGGCATCAAGCTGACGCGGCTTGCCTCGGGGCTCCCCGTGGGAGGGGACCTGGAGTACGCCGACGATGTCACGCTGGGACGGGCCTTCGAGGGCCGTACGGTGATGTCCTGA
- the ehuA gene encoding ectoine/hydroxyectoine ABC transporter ATP-binding protein EhuA, whose translation MPTPNDAETPVIEFVDVEKRFGDNIVLKDLNFSVRRGERVTLIGPSGSGKTTILRLVMTLEELTGGYIFVDGEPLTHREKDGKRVAVSPKEQKRLRTRIGMVFQQFNLFPNMTVLENIIEAPVHVLGQSKAEATAKAHSLLEQVGLPDKADQHPMSLSGGQQQRVAIARALAMDPEILLLDEVTSALDPEVVGDVLNILRKVADTTNVTMLIVTHEMSFARDVSHKVMMFDGGRVVEEGAPEKIFSAPTHERTRQFLSAVLRDA comes from the coding sequence TTGCCTACGCCAAATGATGCCGAGACTCCGGTCATCGAGTTCGTCGATGTCGAGAAGCGCTTCGGGGACAACATCGTGCTCAAAGACCTGAACTTCTCCGTCCGGCGCGGCGAGCGGGTGACCCTGATCGGCCCCTCCGGTTCGGGAAAGACCACCATCCTGCGCCTGGTGATGACCCTGGAGGAGCTCACCGGCGGCTACATCTTCGTCGACGGCGAGCCGCTCACCCACCGTGAGAAGGACGGCAAGCGCGTCGCCGTCTCCCCGAAGGAGCAGAAGCGGCTGCGCACCAGGATCGGCATGGTCTTCCAGCAGTTCAACCTGTTCCCGAACATGACCGTGCTGGAGAACATCATCGAGGCCCCGGTCCATGTGTTGGGCCAGTCCAAGGCCGAGGCCACCGCGAAGGCCCATTCCCTGCTGGAACAGGTCGGGCTGCCGGACAAGGCCGATCAGCACCCGATGAGCCTCTCCGGCGGGCAGCAGCAGCGCGTCGCCATCGCCCGCGCGCTGGCCATGGACCCGGAGATCCTGCTACTGGATGAGGTCACCTCCGCGCTGGACCCCGAGGTCGTCGGAGACGTGCTCAACATCCTGCGCAAGGTCGCAGACACCACGAACGTCACCATGCTGATCGTGACCCATGAGATGAGCTTCGCCCGGGACGTCTCGCACAAGGTGATGATGTTCGACGGCGGCCGTGTGGTGGAGGAGGGCGCACCGGAGAAGATCTTCTCCGCCCCCACCCATGAGCGCACCCGGCAGTTCCTCAGCGCCGTGCTCCGCGACGCCTGA